One segment of Rhodopirellula baltica SH 1 DNA contains the following:
- a CDS encoding FtsK/SpoIIIE domain-containing protein — protein sequence MKDSAVSPALLFAPERQRRLLHGLIQRVAASREEHYRLVRQQGDQHADIEQKLADQLAAVKQNCKADRLSTLKQWDAAQEETIAAYESATLHTRDELRRCSARFRRQLAEEEAVINGKVEKRLIAVKNQYEARKDQPKKVATKEHHQLDTALAESNEDIEWARALTIRRLNRLLETQTPSDLYAEFGESKPTSVEDALDLIRRQNRRLKSTVAEMQTGFAAHVVDAVYYLPTLVAVLLVLFAGASILMKAEPLLHYLIGSVIISGLIGFTCYLILMWPLRRMTRSLHPTTERIRLASQDAVVQAKRISTAAAKKASQELIQRRDAHVKEAHQWQESQLKSLREDLAAKQVAEETRLNEQLQRIEQQFQSGFNELQQTMRERAEQTADAIAQKLSQSDAAAGQTLQAVVQQHQHTLESLSQRLNSGMHRGMTRILAANDLVEYRHPHWDELLSNPPPQHPGIDFLPLGSLRLGNRLKKQFDSALGYNAKHRAANNGHAHDEADILNRLQVPDTMPIAMHRRQHSGVIIEAPTAHIEDGIKIAHQILWRLLSAAPPGKARVTLIDPAGRGQNFSSFLALADHDPSLIHHRVWTQGDQITARIADIGHQAENLLQSCLRDQYERLEDYNQVAGSLAQPYEAIAAVGFPDGLSREAYSHLGSLIRSGIRCGVFVILVVDEKHEWPADMPMFDHPNLLRLKYGEAGVDSGEEAARKDPSVAFDGLDRSTLTGEKPEANEDGIIPIASKRRVRLLDEGITAGHWRLLNAGLDEFEFWPAPPPMPQDRSALINRIGRLAQEASQVIVPLTSLLPGEQIPVAANTSSSADGLEVIIGSSGAGRNRSLDLGEGVRQHVLIAGKTGSGKSTLLHSIVTSGAAMYEPDELQFYLLDFKKGVEFKIYADAKLPHARVIGIESEREFGRSVLQRLDAEMTTRGELFRAAGVQEVGSYRRACPNKLMPRLMLVVDEFQELFTRDDSLAADCTALLDRLVRQGRSFGIHVVLSSQSLAGANSLPRATLGQMAVRIAMQCSEADAALILSDDNTAARLISRPGEAIYNDESGLIEGNQPFQVAYLESAEQVRLLNQIAERDESWTQELGAAVVFEGNRPGRFTAAMVREVIAESGRSDTLVGLLGEAVELGPPCALRLQANTGRNAVLVGSARNRPSILGSIIASAKAHRPEMALVHFDGSRAEEGDSTAHWIQQNPQLGGQIIRTRDAEAAMIQLSRFVDSRLGKAPADSPEDREAASTAAAFSLDSGGTLVSAKSDQTEEPPIEELPDNDETPVLVVLDGLDRFRDLRQPESMNFSLDASSQVSGCDAFQSILREGPAVNVFIIVSLPSAETLNRWLPRQSHHDLELRLVGALNAGDSSMLIDSPAAADLSAATMILYDDSDGRLTKFRLCDPPTSGELMALLTTN from the coding sequence ATGAAAGACTCTGCTGTTTCGCCTGCGCTGCTGTTTGCTCCGGAACGCCAACGCCGTCTGCTTCATGGATTGATACAACGCGTTGCGGCGTCGCGAGAGGAACACTACCGATTGGTTCGCCAACAAGGTGACCAACACGCGGACATCGAACAGAAACTTGCCGACCAACTCGCTGCGGTCAAACAGAACTGCAAAGCCGACCGACTCAGCACTCTCAAGCAATGGGATGCCGCACAAGAAGAGACCATTGCCGCTTACGAATCCGCGACATTGCATACTCGCGACGAATTGCGACGTTGTTCAGCGAGATTCCGACGCCAATTGGCCGAAGAAGAAGCGGTGATCAACGGCAAAGTCGAGAAGCGACTGATCGCGGTCAAAAATCAGTACGAGGCTCGCAAGGATCAACCCAAGAAGGTCGCGACGAAGGAGCATCACCAACTCGACACCGCTCTCGCAGAATCCAACGAGGACATCGAGTGGGCACGAGCTTTGACGATTCGCAGGTTGAACCGTCTGCTGGAGACTCAAACACCAAGCGACCTCTATGCGGAATTCGGCGAATCGAAACCGACCAGTGTCGAAGATGCATTGGATCTCATACGGCGACAGAACCGACGTTTGAAATCGACCGTTGCGGAGATGCAAACTGGTTTTGCGGCTCACGTTGTCGATGCGGTCTACTACCTGCCTACTCTCGTCGCGGTACTTTTGGTGCTGTTCGCTGGTGCATCCATCTTGATGAAAGCGGAACCGCTGCTTCACTACTTGATTGGTTCGGTCATCATCTCAGGATTGATCGGATTCACCTGCTATCTGATTTTGATGTGGCCGTTGCGACGGATGACGCGTTCCTTGCATCCGACCACAGAGCGTATCCGACTGGCATCGCAGGATGCTGTCGTCCAAGCCAAACGAATTTCAACCGCAGCGGCGAAGAAAGCCAGCCAAGAGCTCATCCAGCGCCGAGACGCTCACGTGAAAGAAGCTCACCAGTGGCAAGAAAGCCAACTGAAGTCTCTGCGTGAAGACCTCGCGGCAAAACAGGTTGCTGAAGAAACTCGGCTCAACGAACAATTGCAACGGATTGAGCAACAGTTTCAATCGGGATTCAATGAACTGCAGCAAACCATGCGTGAACGAGCGGAGCAAACCGCTGACGCAATCGCTCAAAAGCTCAGTCAATCCGACGCGGCGGCGGGCCAAACTCTGCAAGCTGTCGTTCAACAACACCAGCATACGCTTGAATCGTTGTCCCAACGTTTGAATTCCGGCATGCACCGGGGCATGACACGGATTCTAGCTGCGAATGATCTAGTCGAATATCGACATCCTCATTGGGACGAATTGCTATCCAATCCACCGCCTCAACATCCCGGCATTGATTTCCTACCACTTGGATCTCTCCGGTTGGGCAATCGATTGAAGAAGCAATTTGATTCGGCGTTGGGATACAACGCCAAGCATCGCGCGGCGAACAATGGTCACGCCCACGACGAAGCCGACATCCTCAATCGATTGCAGGTCCCTGACACGATGCCAATCGCGATGCATCGGCGTCAGCATTCCGGCGTGATCATCGAGGCACCAACGGCCCACATCGAAGATGGCATCAAAATCGCTCATCAGATTCTTTGGCGTTTGCTTAGCGCGGCGCCACCGGGCAAAGCTCGTGTGACATTGATCGACCCAGCCGGACGCGGCCAGAATTTTTCCAGCTTTCTCGCGTTGGCTGACCACGACCCGAGCCTGATCCATCACCGCGTTTGGACTCAGGGCGACCAAATCACCGCACGAATCGCCGACATCGGACACCAAGCTGAGAATCTGCTGCAGTCTTGCCTACGTGACCAATATGAACGCCTGGAAGACTACAACCAAGTCGCCGGTTCGCTTGCGCAGCCCTATGAAGCCATCGCTGCGGTCGGCTTTCCCGACGGATTGTCTCGCGAAGCCTACTCGCATTTGGGCTCGTTGATTCGCAGCGGCATCCGATGTGGCGTCTTTGTCATCCTGGTCGTTGATGAAAAACACGAGTGGCCTGCCGACATGCCAATGTTTGACCATCCGAATTTGCTACGGTTAAAATACGGCGAAGCCGGTGTGGACTCGGGCGAAGAAGCTGCTCGAAAAGATCCGTCGGTGGCATTCGACGGTCTGGATCGATCGACCCTGACCGGTGAAAAGCCGGAAGCCAACGAAGACGGCATCATTCCCATCGCGTCCAAACGTCGAGTTCGCTTGCTTGACGAAGGCATCACGGCAGGCCATTGGCGTTTGCTCAACGCAGGGTTGGATGAATTTGAATTCTGGCCAGCACCGCCACCGATGCCGCAAGACCGCTCGGCGCTGATCAATCGAATCGGTCGGCTCGCGCAGGAAGCTTCTCAGGTCATTGTGCCGCTGACATCGTTACTTCCCGGCGAACAAATTCCCGTTGCGGCCAATACGTCCAGCTCCGCAGATGGTTTGGAAGTGATCATCGGCAGTTCTGGTGCAGGACGCAATCGCTCCTTGGACTTAGGCGAAGGGGTTCGCCAACATGTTTTGATTGCAGGAAAGACCGGTTCGGGCAAGAGCACGTTGCTGCACAGCATCGTGACATCAGGTGCCGCAATGTACGAACCTGATGAACTGCAGTTCTATCTTCTGGACTTTAAAAAGGGCGTGGAATTCAAGATCTACGCTGACGCAAAATTGCCTCACGCTCGAGTGATCGGGATCGAGAGCGAACGCGAATTTGGACGTAGCGTGCTGCAACGTTTGGATGCCGAGATGACCACGCGAGGCGAACTGTTTCGTGCCGCCGGTGTGCAAGAAGTCGGATCGTACCGCCGGGCGTGCCCAAACAAATTGATGCCACGGCTGATGCTGGTCGTTGATGAATTCCAAGAGTTGTTCACCCGAGACGATTCATTGGCGGCCGATTGCACCGCGTTGCTCGATCGACTCGTTCGCCAAGGCCGCTCGTTTGGCATCCACGTTGTCCTCAGCAGTCAATCGCTGGCGGGTGCGAACAGCCTTCCACGAGCAACGCTGGGACAAATGGCCGTTCGCATCGCCATGCAGTGCAGTGAAGCGGATGCAGCGTTGATCTTGTCCGACGACAACACCGCCGCTCGCCTGATTTCGCGTCCTGGTGAAGCAATTTACAACGACGAAAGTGGATTGATCGAAGGGAATCAACCCTTCCAAGTCGCTTACCTGGAAAGCGCCGAACAAGTCCGGCTGCTCAATCAGATTGCTGAGCGTGATGAATCCTGGACGCAAGAACTGGGAGCGGCCGTTGTCTTCGAAGGTAACCGCCCCGGACGCTTTACGGCGGCCATGGTTCGTGAAGTCATCGCGGAATCGGGACGCTCCGATACACTGGTTGGCTTGCTCGGCGAAGCGGTCGAACTTGGCCCGCCCTGCGCACTGCGGTTGCAAGCCAACACGGGTCGCAACGCGGTCCTGGTTGGTTCGGCTCGAAATCGCCCCAGCATTCTGGGCAGCATCATCGCATCGGCAAAGGCGCATCGTCCCGAGATGGCACTGGTCCATTTCGATGGTTCGCGCGCCGAAGAAGGCGATTCAACGGCACACTGGATTCAGCAGAACCCGCAACTTGGTGGACAAATCATTCGGACCAGAGACGCCGAAGCAGCGATGATCCAACTCTCGCGGTTCGTGGACTCGCGACTTGGCAAAGCCCCCGCTGACTCCCCCGAGGATCGCGAAGCGGCATCCACAGCCGCCGCATTCAGTTTGGATTCCGGTGGCACGTTGGTATCAGCAAAAAGCGATCAAACGGAAGAACCACCAATCGAGGAGTTGCCTGACAACGACGAAACTCCAGTGCTGGTTGTTCTCGATGGGCTCGACCGCTTCCGCGATTTGCGACAGCCTGAATCAATGAACTTCTCGCTGGATGCGTCCAGCCAGGTTTCCGGTTGCGACGCGTTTCAATCGATCTTGCGAGAGGGTCCCGCGGTCAACGTATTCATCATCGTGAGCCTTCCATCGGCTGAAACACTCAATCGATGGTTGCCGCGTCAAAGTCATCACGATCTGGAATTGCGTTTGGTGGGTGCCCTCAACGCTGGCGATTCATCTATGTTGATTGATTCGCCCGCCGCCGCAGATCTTTCGGCGGCAACGATGATTTTGTACGACGATTCAGATGGTCGATTGACCAAATTCCGGTTGTGTGACCCGCCAACGTCGGGAGAATTGATGGCGTTGTTAACAACCAACTGA
- a CDS encoding DUF1553 domain-containing protein, with amino-acid sequence MFSFGITTRACDHAWSRRNSHRCCIYVASFAALISAPLFSALALAQQTSQNEVVTALDFTKLESNTTSPLEIHVHGSVKWNVPGPVPPEYAEAKPGNLSAQFHGKGERLVIDDPGSDSQWDFDNGDELSIQAIVKIDEIGEGQNVYVIGKGRTHEKKYASNNQNWALRLRQLNGSSRISLLFATPEVSGNTPWHRWTSSEGVESTATWNHIAVTYRFGEPKSVRAWLNGKPVAGKWDMGGPTKQAPIIDDAPVWVGSSMGGQHSSSFRGWIDQLIVSRKLLHDDDLKGCWNPPPPPRPKPPEMLLSPGKVTWWWKDDIPTHTKWPVVNSDDGDSLTVEAPMLLSRLPQKYDSHGIRDSYSKAVYLRLGTELSIPAGDHRFLVRARGLSRLWMNDEEIATIGPQNGRTDGHNPVEPLPERPGPGLRRLAYGVQETIVEHSVKEEGDKRFILETIVGGTRYRAEPDETIVAVQLSGTGPFYLLSSAFEDVNSRLPITDAMVETKLAQVETTLNAHDVHTRRHHAAAHNDYWDERHARANEWIDSLESVEVPTNSTKAEQARHSIDRFLTAKIETYRRDARSSEAEPETNKLSLKAQSILRERCFRCHDEDSEGGLQLSSAEAIRMGGDSGETLLVSGDPHAGELMRRIRSTDELERMPPSESIPDEEIAILSRWISEGASWADEANTIEIADAELVDDESFIRRVYLDSIGVPPTETQFRVFAADTAKDKRQRLIEDLMGQDAVADHWVSFWQDLLAENPNLLKPSLNNTGPFRFFLHDSLIDNKPIDRMATELLMLHGSRYEGGSAGFGMAADNDAPEATRCIVAASAFMGMNLQCARCHDSPYHSTTQEDLYSLAAMLARKELKVPASSSVPAAFFEDHPGRASLIQVTLPPGEAVEPNWPFGDLVDTSRLDRWMREPSDARERLAVAVTTPENPRFAKVIVNRVWQRLIGTGFVEPLGDWEKASPSHPELLEWLSRDFIASGYDFRKLVRTVMQSEVYQREAIGQNDPVNPANRFFAAPDRRRMSSEQIIDSMVMSSGRPLDVEPLTFDPEARRPPQTMIHLDAPERAWEFTTLSNERDRPSLAFPRAGVIVDVMKTFGWTGSRQSAIDRRDEDPNVLQPGAVGNSVFASWTVAASEDSELADLAVQSETPDSLTESLFVRFLSRRPTDDERELFANVLSDGFDDRIVPKAHRHRAEPLPELEHVSWSNHLADRANSIKLELEQRAVRGDAPDSRLRSTWRQSYEDVIWSLLNSPEFIWIP; translated from the coding sequence ATGTTTTCGTTTGGAATCACAACGAGAGCGTGTGATCACGCTTGGTCGCGTAGAAACTCGCACCGGTGCTGTATCTACGTTGCCAGTTTCGCTGCCCTGATCTCCGCACCGCTCTTTTCCGCCTTAGCGTTGGCTCAACAGACGAGCCAAAACGAAGTGGTGACAGCGTTGGATTTCACCAAGCTGGAATCAAACACGACCTCTCCATTGGAAATCCACGTTCATGGTTCCGTCAAATGGAATGTCCCCGGACCGGTACCGCCTGAATACGCCGAAGCCAAACCGGGCAACCTGTCAGCTCAATTTCACGGCAAGGGCGAACGCTTGGTCATCGATGATCCGGGCAGCGATTCACAGTGGGATTTTGACAATGGAGATGAGCTATCGATCCAAGCCATCGTCAAGATTGACGAAATCGGCGAGGGTCAAAACGTCTATGTCATCGGCAAGGGTCGCACACACGAGAAGAAGTACGCATCCAACAATCAAAACTGGGCGTTGCGTTTGCGGCAACTCAATGGCAGTAGCCGCATCAGTCTGCTTTTCGCAACGCCGGAGGTTTCCGGCAATACACCTTGGCACCGATGGACGTCGAGTGAAGGGGTCGAATCAACCGCGACCTGGAACCACATCGCTGTGACTTACCGTTTTGGCGAACCCAAAAGCGTTCGCGCTTGGTTAAACGGAAAGCCGGTCGCCGGAAAATGGGACATGGGCGGACCGACAAAGCAGGCTCCAATCATCGACGACGCGCCGGTTTGGGTTGGCTCGTCGATGGGAGGTCAACATTCATCGAGCTTTCGAGGATGGATCGATCAGCTGATTGTCTCTCGCAAACTGCTTCACGACGACGACTTGAAGGGTTGCTGGAATCCTCCACCTCCACCACGTCCCAAACCTCCGGAAATGTTGCTTTCCCCCGGCAAGGTCACTTGGTGGTGGAAGGATGACATTCCGACGCATACGAAGTGGCCGGTGGTCAATTCTGATGACGGTGATTCGCTGACCGTCGAGGCTCCCATGCTGCTTTCGCGTTTGCCGCAGAAGTACGACTCGCACGGGATCCGCGATTCCTATTCGAAAGCGGTCTACCTTCGATTGGGAACCGAACTGTCGATTCCCGCGGGCGACCATCGGTTTCTTGTTCGCGCGCGCGGCTTGTCTCGGCTATGGATGAACGACGAGGAAATCGCAACCATCGGTCCGCAGAACGGACGTACCGACGGACACAACCCAGTCGAACCATTGCCGGAAAGACCGGGCCCCGGATTGAGACGTCTGGCTTATGGAGTGCAAGAAACAATTGTCGAACACTCTGTCAAAGAGGAAGGCGACAAACGATTCATCCTAGAAACAATCGTAGGTGGCACTCGATATCGAGCGGAACCCGATGAAACGATAGTCGCCGTGCAGCTAAGTGGAACTGGGCCGTTCTATTTGCTGTCATCCGCCTTTGAAGATGTAAACTCACGGCTGCCGATTACCGACGCAATGGTCGAAACGAAATTGGCCCAAGTGGAAACGACACTCAATGCACATGACGTGCATACTCGGCGGCATCACGCCGCAGCACACAATGACTATTGGGACGAACGTCATGCGAGAGCGAATGAGTGGATTGACTCGCTTGAATCCGTGGAAGTCCCGACGAATTCAACGAAGGCTGAACAGGCACGACACTCGATTGACAGATTTCTGACCGCGAAGATCGAGACGTATCGTCGCGATGCGAGATCGAGCGAAGCGGAACCTGAAACAAATAAATTGTCTTTGAAGGCACAGTCCATTCTGCGGGAACGATGCTTTCGATGTCATGACGAGGACAGCGAAGGCGGTTTGCAACTGAGTTCCGCCGAGGCGATCCGCATGGGCGGTGATTCAGGCGAAACGCTATTGGTTTCCGGCGACCCCCACGCGGGCGAATTGATGCGAAGGATTCGCTCAACCGACGAATTGGAACGGATGCCTCCTTCCGAATCCATTCCGGATGAAGAAATCGCAATCCTCAGCCGTTGGATCTCCGAAGGTGCGAGTTGGGCCGACGAAGCAAACACCATCGAAATTGCGGACGCGGAATTGGTCGACGACGAATCGTTCATTCGCCGCGTTTACCTGGACTCGATCGGTGTGCCGCCAACCGAAACGCAGTTTCGCGTGTTCGCCGCTGACACCGCCAAAGACAAACGACAACGGTTGATCGAAGACTTGATGGGACAAGATGCAGTCGCCGATCATTGGGTCAGCTTCTGGCAAGACTTGCTGGCCGAGAATCCCAACTTGTTGAAACCCTCGCTCAATAACACCGGCCCGTTCCGTTTCTTCTTGCACGATTCGTTAATAGACAACAAGCCAATTGATCGCATGGCGACCGAACTGTTGATGCTGCACGGCAGTCGCTATGAAGGCGGCAGTGCAGGTTTCGGAATGGCCGCCGACAATGACGCCCCCGAAGCAACACGCTGTATCGTCGCCGCGTCAGCTTTCATGGGTATGAATTTACAATGTGCGCGATGCCACGATTCACCTTACCATTCGACGACCCAAGAAGACCTGTATTCACTGGCCGCGATGCTGGCTCGGAAGGAACTGAAAGTCCCCGCCAGCAGCAGCGTTCCAGCCGCATTCTTCGAGGATCATCCTGGGCGAGCTTCGCTGATTCAGGTCACTTTGCCGCCCGGCGAAGCTGTGGAACCAAATTGGCCCTTCGGTGATCTGGTCGACACGTCTCGATTGGATCGTTGGATGCGTGAACCTTCCGATGCTCGAGAAAGGTTGGCCGTCGCGGTGACGACTCCGGAGAACCCTCGTTTCGCAAAGGTGATCGTCAATCGCGTTTGGCAGCGTCTGATTGGCACCGGCTTTGTCGAACCACTTGGCGACTGGGAAAAGGCATCACCCAGCCATCCAGAATTGCTGGAGTGGTTGTCGCGAGATTTCATTGCGAGCGGCTATGACTTTCGCAAGTTGGTTCGCACGGTCATGCAATCCGAAGTTTACCAACGCGAAGCCATTGGCCAAAACGATCCCGTCAATCCAGCCAATCGCTTTTTTGCGGCCCCCGATCGTCGTCGCATGTCATCCGAACAAATCATCGATTCGATGGTGATGTCCTCCGGCCGTCCCTTGGATGTTGAACCTTTGACGTTCGATCCCGAAGCCCGTCGTCCGCCGCAGACCATGATCCATTTGGATGCTCCCGAGCGAGCGTGGGAGTTCACCACGTTGTCCAACGAACGTGATCGTCCCAGTCTCGCGTTCCCTCGTGCGGGTGTGATCGTGGACGTGATGAAAACATTCGGCTGGACCGGTTCTCGACAATCGGCGATCGATCGTCGAGACGAAGATCCGAACGTGTTGCAACCCGGCGCGGTTGGAAATTCCGTGTTTGCATCCTGGACGGTAGCCGCATCCGAAGACAGCGAGCTAGCTGACTTGGCCGTGCAATCTGAAACGCCTGATTCGCTGACTGAATCATTATTCGTTCGTTTCCTGTCACGCCGACCCACCGATGATGAACGCGAACTTTTCGCGAATGTGTTGTCCGATGGATTTGATGACCGGATCGTTCCGAAGGCTCATCGCCATCGCGCCGAACCGCTTCCGGAGCTTGAGCACGTTTCTTGGTCGAACCATTTGGCCGACCGTGCCAACAGCATCAAACTCGAACTGGAACAACGAGCCGTTCGTGGCGATGCCCCCGATTCACGTTTGCGTTCAACATGGCGTCAAAGCTACGAAGACGTCATTTGGTCATTGCTCAATTCCCCCGAATTCATCTGGATCCCCTGA